The Hyalangium ruber genome includes the window AAGAAGCTGGAGGACGCGCGCGCCCTGGCCCGGACGATGATCGGCATCGGCACGGAGATGAAGCGCAAGGTGACGGCGCTGCTCACGGACATGGATCAGCCGCTGGGCCGGGCGGTGGGCAACGCGCTGGAGGTGGTGGAGGCCGTGGAGATGCTGCGCGGCAAGGCCCCGGACGACTACACCGAGGTGACGCTGGCGCTCACCGCGGAGATGCTCGTGCTGGGCGGCAAGGCGCCCACCGTGAAGGAGGCGCGCGAGCAGCTCCAGCGCGCGGTGGAGGACGGCAGCGCGCTGCGCAAGCTCCAGGAGATCGTCCAGGCGCAGGGCGGAGACCCGCGCGCCATCGAGGACTACTCGTTGCTGCCCCAGGCGCGGGCCAAGGCGGACGTGGTGGCCCCGAGTGACGGTTTCGTCACGGGCATCGACACCGAGGCGGTGGGGCTGGCCGCGGTGGCGCTCGGCGCGGGACGGGAGCGGGTGGACAGCGTCATTGACCCCGCGGTGGGCTTCACGCTGCTGCGCAAGGTGGGCGAGCCGGTGAAGAAGGGCGAGCCGATCGTCCGCGTACACTACAATGACGAGAAGCCCCTGAAGGACGTGAAGGAGCGCCTGCTCAAGGCCTACCGCTTCGGAGCCACCGCCCCCGCGCCGCGCCCGCTCGTCGTCGAGCGGCTGGAGTAGGCGCCGCGCATGAGACCTGTCACGAGCCCTTGAAGACGTGACGGGTCTTGTGCGAGATCGCCGCGCCCACCGGGAGGGGTCCCCATGACACGCAAGCTGCTGTTCCTCGCCACGCTCGTGGCTGTCTCCATCACTCCGTCCATCGCTCACGCAGGCGTCTGGTTCGAGCTGCTGCACGCGCCCTGTTGGACGGGCGATGAGAACAACATCAAGCAGGACAACGGCGTCATCGGTCGCTACTCGGGCGCCATCGACTGCTTCAACAAGGACTTCAATGGGGGCGGGGCCCGCACCGTCCTGTCGATCAAGGCGTTCCAGGCGTGGGAGTACGGGACGATGTTCCTGTATTACGACATCACCGGACCCTTCAACAGCGCCAACTCCCGGACCGACGGGGTGACGGACACCGCCAACGAGCGCGGCGGCTTCTTCGGCGGCATCACCCTGACGGCCTCGCCCAAGAAGATCACCGAGAAGATCCTCGGCCGCGAATTCGACTGGGGCCCGCTGCGCGACGTGCAGGTCAAGTACGAGGCCGAGCACGTCTCCAAGTTCGGCATGCTCAGCTACTACGGCCTGCAGTGGGACCTGAACATCCCCGTGCTGGACTTCATGTCGGTGACCACCGTCATCCGTGACGACCACGTCTTCCACGGTGTGGACTTCCAGGTGGGCGCGGCGCTGCAGAAGTCGTTCTCGCTGGGCAGCCAGGACTTCATCGCCGCGGGCTTCTTCCAGACGGGCCTCTTCGGCGAGGGAAAGGGCAAGGGCTCGTTCGCCCAGAGCGAGGGCAACCAGTTCTTCCTCGCCCAGCCGCAGCTGCTGTGGGACTTCGGCAAGCCCCTGGGCGCCACCCCTGGCAAGCTGTATGCCGGCTTCGAGTGGCAAATCGCCTGGAACCGCTACCTCATCGAGGACAAGACGGAGAACGTGCTCCAGGGCATGATTCGCTGGAACATCTGATTCCAGGCCACGGGGGCCGCGCCAGGCGGCCCGTGCGGCACGGGGGGAGTCGACATGCAGGGCTCGAACGACGCGCGGTGCCTGCGGTGCGGGGCGCCAGACCCTGGTGACAGGACGCGGTGCCTCTGTGGCGCCAGCCTCCTCGTCGATGTGTTGCTGAAGGAGCCCGTGGCGGAGGAGCGTCGGCGCTTCGCCCTGGCCCGCGCCCTCTCCGCGCTGGGCCCCCCGGCTCCCTCCTTCTCCCACGCTCGGACGGCGCTCGCCATTCCCGGAGACCGGATCGCCCGTGGGGTCTCCCGGGCCTTTGCCCAGCGGCTCATCGAGGTCATCGCCGAGCACGGGGCGAGCGCCATCCTCCGGTCCGCGCAGACGTTGGAGCTCTCCTCCCAGCGCACCTCGCGTGTGCCCCTGGTGGCGGGAGGGCTCGCCCTGGTGCTCATCGTCGCCGCGGCAGGTGTCGTCTGGCAGCGCCGGGCATTTGCGCCTCAGGCCCCTGCGCCCCGGGGGAGCACGGCGAGCGCTTCGGGCGATCCGGCCGGGACTGCCGCCGCCGCTCCGGAGGCCGCTGCTCCCGCCGCGCTGTCCACGCAGGAGATCTCCCAGCTCGCCTCTCCCAGCACGGTGAACCTGCGGTGTGAGGGCAAGACGGGCTCGGGCTTCTTCGTCGAGGCGGATCTGGCGGTGACCAACGAGCACGTCGTCTGCCCTCCCGGCAAGTCCATGGAGGTGACGCTGCCCGACGGGCGTCGGCTCATCGGAGAGACGGTGGAGCGCGATGAGGACCTGGATCTCGCCACCGTCCGGGTGGTGGGCGCCAACGCCACGCCGCTGAAGCTCGGGGACGCGACGCGCCTGCAGCCGGGCGACCCCCTCGTCTTCATCGGCAGCCCCAAGGGCCTGGCCTTCACCGTCCACGAGGGCAAGGTGGGCTTCGTCGGCCGGCAGTACCTGGGCGTCGGCTATGTGCAGTTCAACGCCTCGGTCAACCCGGGCAACAGCGGCGGCCCGCTGCTGGATGCGCGCGGCGAGGTGGTGGGCGTCGTCTCCATGAAGATCGAAAACGCGGACGGGCTGGGCCTGGCGCTGCCCATCCAGTACGCCGACAAGTTCCTCTCCCTGCCCACCACGCCCGAGGCCACCGCGCGCTGGGAGGCGCTGCGCCAGCGCGTGGCGCAAGAGGAGGAGCGCGAGCTGGAGCGCTTCCGGCTGGAGTCCTCCCGCCCCGCTCTCATCTCCGTGGAGCGGGATGGTGCCGTGGGCCTGGTGGCCCTGCTCGTCGAGCGCTTCGAGACGCCTCCTCGTCGAATCACTCGCCGCCTGGCCCTGGAAGTCGGGGGCGAGACGTGCTCCCTCGACGTGGACTTCTCCTTCTGGCGGCCCATGCGGGACACGATGACCGAGGCGCGCGACTCGCGCCGGCTGCGGTGGTTCGTCTCGCGCGGCCTCACCGAGAACATCCACATCGGCGCGGCGCGGCTGCCCCTCGAGAGCTGCTCGCTGAGCGCCCCGGGCCCCGCCTGGGTGCGGGTGGAGCAGGGCGCCGAGGAGATGGACCGGCTCCCGGTGGCGGCCGAGGACCTCGCCGCCGCCCAGCAGGCCTGGAAGCAGAAGAAGGGCTACATCCAGGCCTGGGACAAGTACCTCCAGAAGCGGGGCGTCGAGGAGGAGCGCGCGCGGCAGGACAGCGAGGAGTGGCGGGCCAACTTCCGGCGTGCTCGCGAGCGTGTCACCCGCCTCGAAGAGGACAAGCGCCGCTGGCAGCAGGAGCTCGACGAAGGCAAGGACTCGCGGCGCCAGCTCGTGGAGACGGAGCTCGCCCTGAAGCAGGCCCAGGAGCAGCTCGCCGAGCTCGAGCGCTACGCCTCCCAGAAGGGCGTGCCGCGCCAGTGGCGCCAGTAGCAGCGCTTCCGGCCTTCATTCTCCCACATGCGTGTGGTTCCAGGGCCGACAGGTTTCGGCCCTCCCCTGGGTAGGCCGGGTCTGAACCGGTGTGTTCAAATTCCACGTCATGGGCAGCATCGAGCGGGTGTCGCGGTCGTTGATGGAAGGGGCTCTGGCGGAGAAGGTCCACGCCGCCGAGCAGGGAATCGCCCTGCTGCGCCTGCTGACCATTGCCGCCGGGTGGATCAGCTACCCCCTGCTGGACAAGTCCCACGGAGTCCCCTGGCTGGGGTACCTGCTGCTCGGGCTCTCCGGGGTCTACTCGCTCGTCATCTATCTGCCGGAGTCGTATCGCCACCGGCTCTTGCTGCAGTCGGCCACCGTCACCACCGTCAGTGACGCGTTCTTCGTGATGCTGTGGCTGTACGCCACGGGGGGCATCCACTCTCCCTACTTCATCGTCACCGTGCTGTCGGTGGCGGGGGTGGGCTTGCGCTTCACGCCCCGGGAGACGCTCGCCGCCGCCCTCGTGTATGCGAGTGCCTATCTCGGCCTGATCGCGCTCCAGGGGGAACTGCTGGGCCACGGCGTCCTGGTGCTGATCAACGTCCTCTACATCTTCCTCTCGGGGCTGCTGGGGCAGGCCGTCTCCAGGATGGTGCTCGAGCAACTGGTGGCCCGGCTCGAATTGCAGAAGCGCTTGCAGACCGAGGAGCGCCTGGCGCGCAGTGAGACGGAGCTCGCCGAGGCCCAGTCCATCGCCCACCTGGGCAGCTGGGTCTGGGATGCGACCACCAACGAGCACAACTGGTCCGCCGAGCTGTCCCGGATCCTCGGCCGCACGCCCGATCAAGTCGTCGTCGGAGAGTCCTTCCAGCAGAACATCCACCCCGAGGACCGGCTCGCGTTCCAGCGCCTCATGGAGGCAGCGGTACGGGATCGCCAGCCCTTCCATGGGGAGTACCGCCTGCTGAAGCCCTCGGGAGAGGTGCGGTGGATCCACCTCAAGGGACAGGTGACGTGTGACGCTCGCGGTGAGATTGCGCGGATGAGCGGCACCGCCCAGGACATCACCGACTTCAAGGAGATGGAGCGGCGGTTGATGATCGCCGACCGCATGGCCGCCCTGGGCACGCTCTCGGGCGGCGTCGCCCATGAAATCAACAACCCGCTGATGTTCATCTCCACCAACCTGGCCTGGCTGGAGGAGGGCCTGAGCACCCCGGCCGCGCGGCAGTTGCCGCAGCTCGAGGAGTTCAAGAAGGCGGTGTCCGACGCGCGCCAGGGCGCCGAGCGCGTGCGCAACATCGTCCGGGACCTGCGGACTTTCT containing:
- a CDS encoding thymidine phosphorylase, which encodes MRPYELIKAKRDGGKLDPDAIREFIAAYTRGDVPDYQMSAMCMAVFFKGLDPVELGAWTRAMLESGEVLDLSETPGLKVDKHSTGGVGDKVSLSLAPLAAACGVPVPMISGRGLGHTGGTLDKLESIPGFKVNLSVADYRRLVKQVGCCLIGQTATLAPADKKLYALRDVTATVDCLPLIASSIMSKKLAEGIDALVLDVKVGSGAFMKKLEDARALARTMIGIGTEMKRKVTALLTDMDQPLGRAVGNALEVVEAVEMLRGKAPDDYTEVTLALTAEMLVLGGKAPTVKEAREQLQRAVEDGSALRKLQEIVQAQGGDPRAIEDYSLLPQARAKADVVAPSDGFVTGIDTEAVGLAAVALGAGRERVDSVIDPAVGFTLLRKVGEPVKKGEPIVRVHYNDEKPLKDVKERLLKAYRFGATAPAPRPLVVERLE
- a CDS encoding S1C family serine protease, which encodes MQGSNDARCLRCGAPDPGDRTRCLCGASLLVDVLLKEPVAEERRRFALARALSALGPPAPSFSHARTALAIPGDRIARGVSRAFAQRLIEVIAEHGASAILRSAQTLELSSQRTSRVPLVAGGLALVLIVAAAGVVWQRRAFAPQAPAPRGSTASASGDPAGTAAAAPEAAAPAALSTQEISQLASPSTVNLRCEGKTGSGFFVEADLAVTNEHVVCPPGKSMEVTLPDGRRLIGETVERDEDLDLATVRVVGANATPLKLGDATRLQPGDPLVFIGSPKGLAFTVHEGKVGFVGRQYLGVGYVQFNASVNPGNSGGPLLDARGEVVGVVSMKIENADGLGLALPIQYADKFLSLPTTPEATARWEALRQRVAQEEERELERFRLESSRPALISVERDGAVGLVALLVERFETPPRRITRRLALEVGGETCSLDVDFSFWRPMRDTMTEARDSRRLRWFVSRGLTENIHIGAARLPLESCSLSAPGPAWVRVEQGAEEMDRLPVAAEDLAAAQQAWKQKKGYIQAWDKYLQKRGVEEERARQDSEEWRANFRRARERVTRLEEDKRRWQQELDEGKDSRRQLVETELALKQAQEQLAELERYASQKGVPRQWRQ
- a CDS encoding ATP-binding protein, with translation MFKFHVMGSIERVSRSLMEGALAEKVHAAEQGIALLRLLTIAAGWISYPLLDKSHGVPWLGYLLLGLSGVYSLVIYLPESYRHRLLLQSATVTTVSDAFFVMLWLYATGGIHSPYFIVTVLSVAGVGLRFTPRETLAAALVYASAYLGLIALQGELLGHGVLVLINVLYIFLSGLLGQAVSRMVLEQLVARLELQKRLQTEERLARSETELAEAQSIAHLGSWVWDATTNEHNWSAELSRILGRTPDQVVVGESFQQNIHPEDRLAFQRLMEAAVRDRQPFHGEYRLLKPSGEVRWIHLKGQVTCDARGEIARMSGTAQDITDFKEMERRLMIADRMAALGTLSGGVAHEINNPLMFISTNLAWLEEGLSTPAARQLPQLEEFKKAVSDARQGAERVRNIVRDLRTFSRVEEARLVPVDVHQGLEFSINVATPEIRTRARLVRELGAVPLVLGDETRLGQVFLNLLVNAAQAIPEGNPEAHAITVRTRVGAPGEVVVQVQDTGSGMPPEVLERIFDPFFTTKPVGVGTGLGLSICHGIITSLGGRISVESTPGRGTTFTVTLPATEVRPAPRPPTPAPIRSGRVRVLLIDDEPMLMASLRRALRADFEVSTSSGSEALSRLLAGEEFDALVCDLSMPDISGMDLYARLQEQRPDQAARMIFLTGGAFTPRAQEFIAGARYWLDKPVDLPRLRTLLGEVVGANAAPRQEETRAH